The bacterium DNA segment TCTCTATCATTAATAAGCAGTTATGAAATAAGTAAAAAAAGTTTATTTTTTTCTTTTGACTTTTGAGATTAATTATGCTATAATAATTGCAAGGAAGGAAAAAATGATGTTTAATGTAGGTGATAGAATAGTATATCCTCTACATGGAGCAGGAATCGTAGAGTCAATTGAGCACCATGAGGTACTGGGAAAAAATCAAAGTTATTATGTTCTAAGATTATTAATGGATAAAATAAGAGTAATGGTGCCAACTTCATCAGTAGAAAAGGTGAAATTAAGAGGAATTATCTCTGGAGGTGAGGTATCAAAAGTAATAGAAATTTTAAGAAAAAAAGATGATGAAATAAATTATATTTCTGATTGGAAGGCACGATATGCAAATAATTTAGAAAAGATGAAAAGTGGTTGCATTTATAAAATAGCTGAAGTAGTAAAAAATCTTTCTTCACGCCATAAAAAACATGGATTATCATCTATAGAAAAAAGGCTTTTTGATAATGCTTTATCAATGATTGTTAGTGAAGTATCTTTTGCTAAGGATATTGATATTAAAGAATCAATTGCTATGATTGAGGAAATATTATAAATAATAATAAAATTTTGTAATTATCTTACAAAAATCTTTTTAAACAGAATTTTTAGGGGCGTAGGGGAAAAAATTATTTCTTCTACGCCTTTTTTTCATCAGGGTTTCACGAAATCTAAAGGAGGTAAAAAAATATAATGAGAAGGATTTTGTTTGTTCTTCTTTCCGTAGTAGTCGGATTCCTTATTGGTTATTTGAATAATCAATATTTAATGGGAATCTTAGTCGGATTAGGCTTCGGACTTACTATTATTGGAATAGAGGTATGTTTAGTTCGAGTTCAAGGAGTAAAGGTTGTTTTTGCTGGATTAGGGTTAATGTTGGGATTAATCATTGCCAATTTATTAGCCTTATCCTGTGTATATCTCCCTGAAATTCAAAGATTCTCGATGTATCTGTATTTGGCTCTATGTTTAATTTTTGGATATCTGGGAATGATAATTGCGGTAAAGAAAGAAGAGGATATATTAAAGGCATTTACCTTTACCAGGATTCAATCTGAAGCAAAAGAAAAAGAAAAAGTCTCTAATGCGGAACTAAAAATATTAGATACGAGTGTCATTATTGACGGAAGAATTGCTGATATATGCGAAACGGGTTTCATAGAAGGAATTTTAGTTATACCCCGCTTTGTTCTAAAGGAGTTACAAAAGATTGCCGATTCTTCTGATTCACTAAAAAGAAATCGCGGCAGAAGAGGATTGGATGTGCTCAATAAGATACAAAAAATGGTTAATATTCCAGTTAAGATAGACGAAACTGATTTCAATGACATTAGAGAAGTAGATAGTAAATTAGTGCGATTAGGAAAGTTATGCGGTGGAAAGGTATTTACTAATGACTTTAATCTAAATAAAGTTGCTGAATTAGAAGGGGTTCGAGTATTAAATATAAATGAATTAGCCGAATCATTGAAACCTGTAGTTCTTCCTGGCGAAGAGATGAATGTTCATATTATTAAAGAGGGTAAAGAATTTAGTCAAGGTGTGGGTTATTTAGATGACGGAACAATGGTTGTTGTCGATAATGGCCAGGATTTTATAGGACAAAAGGTAAGAGTAATCGTCAGTTCTGTCTTACAAACGACTGCGGGCAGAATGATATTTGCTAAATTAGAAGAGGGACGTATGTAAAAAATAGTTGACAGGGGTGACCGAGGATTACAGAGAAGCAAAATTCTTTGTAACTGTTCACCGCACAGACACAGTGCGGTAAATTACCACCTGAATGGTTACGAATATTTTTAAAAAATTCTCGGTCAGCCTCTTGACAAAAAGAAAGTAATTTTATATAATATAACAAATTTGTAAGCGTTCAGGTGGTGTAACAAAAGGAGATGTGGAGATTAAGGAGATAGGGAGATATTATTAAAAAAATTGAAATTAATAGAAACTAATAGAAATTTATGGAAATTTGTTGTTTTCCACAATCAATTTCTACCTATTTCTATAAATTTCAATCTATTTCTATTATCTTATCTCCATATCACTCTTATCTCCTTATCCCCTTTCGGACACTTTTGATATATAGCCTGAACGGTTACACAAATTTAAGAAGGGAGTGATGAAAAATGTGGGTAGAAAAAGCACAGGTGTCAGTTATTCTTTTTACGCAATTTCAACGAATAGAAGCATATATGTATACTTATAAGGATGCCAGGATATTGGATGAGTTAAACGCGGGAGCGAAAGATTATATCGCCCTTACAAATGTCAAAGTATTTTCTATTGAGGGGAAAAAACCAATGTATGAAGTAGATTTTATGGCAATTAACAAAAAACATATTATAAATTTAATGCCTCAAGGCGAATTTAGCGAAAAAGAGTTATTTTAACTTCCGTTGTTTAACGATTTCGTAGCAAAAGATAGCACAACTAAGAGACACATTGAATGAAAGTTTAGCCCCTTCCATTGGAATACGCACCTTTATATCGAGATGTTTTTGTATTCCAGGACGGATTCCTTTTCCCTCAGAGCCTAAAACAAACCCTAAGGGAAACAGTAAGGGGATTTTGGTTATATCACAAGCATCATCACTGACCTGGGCGCCAATAATCCAATATCCGCATTCCTTTGCCAGAACTATTGCTTTGGGAAGATTAGATACTAATGAGATTAATATATAATTTTCGCCTCCAGAGGCTACATGTAGAACCGTTTCATTGACTTCACACGCCTCAAATTGAGGAATAATAATCGCAAATCTCCCAAAACAAGCGGCGGTGCGGATAATCGCACCTAAGTTCTGCGGGTCATATATCCTGTCTAAAAATATAAGTGTCAATTGGTTAGCGGTTGAATAACTCAACAAATCCTCAAAAGAAGTATAAGCATACTTATCTACTCTGGCAATTATACCTTGAGTATTTGTCTGGGGTTTAATTTTAATCAATTCATCTGAAGATAAACGCTCTAAAGAAATATTATTTGCTATTATTAATTTCTCGATATGTGGTTCATTAAAATTATCTTGCAAAAATACCTTTTTTATACTTTCAGGCTTTGTTTTTAGTCTTTCTAAAACAGAATTTTTACCATACAAAAGCATTAAATTCTCCTGAAAATAGGAAGTAGAGAGTAGAAAGTAGAGAGTAGAAAGTAAAGAAAACACCACTCCTCACGCTTATCTCCCTATCTCCCACCTTCTATCTCCTATCTACTATTTTCATCTTCATTTGTGAACTAACGGTTCATGACCGTTTCCCCTGAAAATAGCGAATTAGTGAATTAGAGATTAGCGAATTAGTATAGTATCCACAGACTCGTATCCTCTGGTGTAGAACAGATATTCCCCCTTAATAAAGGGGGTTAGGGGGTTGTCCTTCTCCCATTTTCATTGCCCTTTGTGAGCCTTGGCTCATGTCCGTTTCTCCTGAAAAATAATGTTAAAATAGCACACGGATAACGCGGATTTAACGGATTTTCGCTGATTTTTTTCTCTTTTTTTCTGTCTTCTATCTTATATCCGCGAATATCCGCATCATCAGCGTCATCAGCGTGCTATTATTTTTCATCGTCATTTGTGTCCATCCCTGTGGGCATGAGCGTTTCTCCTCGTCCTCGAGGTATATTTTATCCTATATTTAGAGAATTGTCAAGAAATTAAATTCCAGTTCTGAAGAGTAGACTTTCAGTGTCTGACTCCTGATATCTCAGGATTGAATACTTACACAATAGGGCTTCACGAAATTATAAAATAAGTAATCGGTTAAATGGTAACTGGTAACTGGTGAATGGTAACTGGTAATTGGTGAATGGTAATTAGTTACCAATTACCAGTTACCAATTACCAAAACAAAGGAGGTTAAATATTATGGAGTATTCAGTAAGCCCAAATGGGGAAAAGTTTTTGCTTCCAACACAGGATGATTATCTGGCTGAATATAAACGGTTAGATGAAATTGTAGGTAAAAAACGAGCGGAAGGCTATGAAATTGTTGTTGTTGTTGGAATTGGTTTTGTTGGTGCGGTTATGGCGGCAATCATTGCTGATAGTGTCGATAAAAAAACAAAAAAACCACAAAAATTTGTTATTGGCATGCAAAGACCTTCACCTCGCTCATACTGGAAAATCCCTTATCTTAACCGAGGCATTTCACCCGTCAAAGCAGAAGACCCGGAAGTAGAACCAATGATTTTGCGATGTGTTCGGGATAAAGAAACATTAATTGCTACCTTTACTGGCTATGCGTTTAGTTTAGCTGATGTAATCGTGGTCGATGTCCAATGTGACTATATGAAAGAATCTCTGGGTGATATTTCAACTGGAAATACAGATATGGCCGCATTAGAAAAGTCGCTAAGAGTAATTGGCGAAAAAATGCCAGCTGATGCCCTGGTTTTGATAGAAACAACCGTGGCTCCAGGCACAACTGAGTTTGTTGCGTATCCAATATTAAAAGAGGAATTCAAAAAGCGGAATATTGAAACAGAACCTTTATTGGCTCATTCATTTGAGCGGGTGATGCCAGGTCGTAATTACATTAGCTCAATCCGTGATTTCTGGCGAGTTTGTAGCAGTGTAAATCAAGAAAGCAAAAGGCGGGTAGTTAAATTTTTAAATGAGGTGCTAAATACCGATGAATATCCTTTAACTGTTCTGGATAGACCACTCGAATCAGAAACAACAAAAATCATTGAAAATAGTTACCGGGCAACTATCTTAGCCTTTTTGGATGAATGGAGCTTATTTGCCGAACGAAATGGTGTTGACCTGACCAAGGTTATTGAGGCAATCAAAATCCGCCCTACACATAATAATATCGTCTTTCCAGGACCTGGTATTGGTGGTTATTGTTTGCCAAAAGATGGGGCTTTAGGTGTTTGGGCATATAAAAATATCCTTAATTTTAAAGATGATATTTTCAAGATAACACCATTATCTATTAATATTAATGATACAAGGGCATTACATGTGGCAGAATTGATGGAAATGGCATTGGAAAAAATGGGCAAAAAGATTAGTAACTCAAAAATCCTTCTATTGGGTGCGGCATATCGTGAAGATGTAGGCGATACACGATATAGTGGTTCAGAGGTTATTGTCCGAAAACTCACAGAGATGGGTGCTAAAATCTCGGTTCATGACCCTTATCTCCAACATTGGTGGGAATTTGAAAAACAAGATACTTATCCTGCTCCAGGTCATTCATTAGCTCGATTTTTCAAATATCAGGATAATCTTCAAAACCTCAAAATCCAGGATGACTTAGACTCAAGTCTTAAAGATGTTGACGGCGTTATATTCGCCGTTAAACATAAACACTACCTTGATATTAATCCTGAAAATTTAGTAAAGTTGGTGGGTAAATCCGTAGCAATCGTTGATTGTTTTGGCATTTTATCCGATGTAAAAATCAAGCAGTACTTGAAATTAGGTTGTGCCGTAAAAGGTCTGGGAAGAGGACATATTGAACGACTTGAAAAGGAAACTGCAAATTTAGGTTAAATGGAAGAACAAATTGCTACTCACCTGGCCTGGGAGATAGAAGCATTAGGTGATGATGCTATCCCGGGACAATTATTAGCCGTAAAAAAACCACCTGCCCTCGGTAAACCAGGATTAACGGTTACCGGCGAAAAATTATTACCTCAGCTGGGAGAGGATATTCCTGTTATTTTAGGAATGAATGTTTATGCCTCTGAAGATGGGTTGCGGATTTACTCCGCCTCTTTTGGAAAAATCAGGTGGCAGGGAAACCGTGTAGATGTCCAAAGAGTGATTCAAATAACTAAAGATGTAGAGGAGAATATTGACTTTGATGGCGAGGTGAAAG contains these protein-coding regions:
- a CDS encoding CarD family transcriptional regulator, translating into MMFNVGDRIVYPLHGAGIVESIEHHEVLGKNQSYYVLRLLMDKIRVMVPTSSVEKVKLRGIISGGEVSKVIEILRKKDDEINYISDWKARYANNLEKMKSGCIYKIAEVVKNLSSRHKKHGLSSIEKRLFDNALSMIVSEVSFAKDIDIKESIAMIEEIL
- a CDS encoding TRAM domain-containing protein; this encodes MMRRILFVLLSVVVGFLIGYLNNQYLMGILVGLGFGLTIIGIEVCLVRVQGVKVVFAGLGLMLGLIIANLLALSCVYLPEIQRFSMYLYLALCLIFGYLGMIIAVKKEEDILKAFTFTRIQSEAKEKEKVSNAELKILDTSVIIDGRIADICETGFIEGILVIPRFVLKELQKIADSSDSLKRNRGRRGLDVLNKIQKMVNIPVKIDETDFNDIREVDSKLVRLGKLCGGKVFTNDFNLNKVAELEGVRVLNINELAESLKPVVLPGEEMNVHIIKEGKEFSQGVGYLDDGTMVVVDNGQDFIGQKVRVIVSSVLQTTAGRMIFAKLEEGRM
- the rlmB gene encoding 23S rRNA (guanosine(2251)-2'-O)-methyltransferase RlmB; this translates as MYGKNSVLERLKTKPESIKKVFLQDNFNEPHIEKLIIANNISLERLSSDELIKIKPQTNTQGIIARVDKYAYTSFEDLLSYSTANQLTLIFLDRIYDPQNLGAIIRTAACFGRFAIIIPQFEACEVNETVLHVASGGENYILISLVSNLPKAIVLAKECGYWIIGAQVSDDACDITKIPLLFPLGFVLGSEGKGIRPGIQKHLDIKVRIPMEGAKLSFNVSLSCAIFCYEIVKQRKLK
- a CDS encoding UDP binding domain-containing protein; this translates as MEYSVSPNGEKFLLPTQDDYLAEYKRLDEIVGKKRAEGYEIVVVVGIGFVGAVMAAIIADSVDKKTKKPQKFVIGMQRPSPRSYWKIPYLNRGISPVKAEDPEVEPMILRCVRDKETLIATFTGYAFSLADVIVVDVQCDYMKESLGDISTGNTDMAALEKSLRVIGEKMPADALVLIETTVAPGTTEFVAYPILKEEFKKRNIETEPLLAHSFERVMPGRNYISSIRDFWRVCSSVNQESKRRVVKFLNEVLNTDEYPLTVLDRPLESETTKIIENSYRATILAFLDEWSLFAERNGVDLTKVIEAIKIRPTHNNIVFPGPGIGGYCLPKDGALGVWAYKNILNFKDDIFKITPLSININDTRALHVAELMEMALEKMGKKISNSKILLLGAAYREDVGDTRYSGSEVIVRKLTEMGAKISVHDPYLQHWWEFEKQDTYPAPGHSLARFFKYQDNLQNLKIQDDLDSSLKDVDGVIFAVKHKHYLDINPENLVKLVGKSVAIVDCFGILSDVKIKQYLKLGCAVKGLGRGHIERLEKETANLG